The nucleotide window CAACCATCGGCAAAATCATTGACGATGCAATGATAGAGATAGAAAAAACTAATGCAGCACTTAAAGGCGTCTTGCCTAAAAATTATGCCCGCCCAGAGTTAGACAAAACTAAGCTTGGTGAGTTAGTTGACTTATTTTCTTTTAAAATTGGCGATGCAGAATCCCGTGCTAAAGATGTTTTGGGGCGTGTATATGAATATTTCCTTAGTCACTTTGGCTCATCTGATGGTGAATTTTATACACCTCCATCAATCGTTAAACTTCTGGTAAATATGATTGAACCATACAAAGGACGAATTTATGACCCTTGCTGTGGTAGTGGCGGAATGTTTGTGCAAAGTCAAAAGTTTGTTGAAGAACATCAAGGTCGAAAGGATGATATTCATATTTACGGACAGGAATTTACTGCAACGACATGGCGTTTATGTAAGATGAATCTGGCTATTCGTGGAATTGATGGCAATCTTGGTGAACGAGATGCTGATACTTTTACTAATGACCAACATAAGAGTTTAAGAGCTGATTACATTCTGGCTAATCCCCCATTTAATATAAAAGATTGGGGTGGCAATAAACTCAAGGAAGATAGCCGCTGGAAATATGGCGTACCGCCTATAGGTAATGCAAACTATGCATGGATTCAACACATAATTTCAAAGTTATCTCCAAGTGGCATTGCTGGTTTTGTTATGGCAAATGGTACAATGTCTACTACTAGTAGTGGAGAAGATGAAATCCGCAAGAATATCATTGAAGCCGGGCTGGTAGATTGTATTGTTACAATGCCAACTAATCTATTTTATACGGTAACTATCCCGGTTTGTTTGTGGTTTGTTACTAAAAATAAGCAGCAGCCACGCAATCGTCAAGATCAAATCCTGTTTATTGATGCTCGTAAAATGGGTACTATGGTTACACGTAAGCACCGCGAATTATCAGATGATGAGATTAAACAAATTAGTGATACTTATCATAATTGGAAAAATGGCACCAACTATCAGGATATTACTGGTTTTTGTAAATCAGCTAACCTTGAAGAAGTCCGAAGTCATGAATATATTTTGACACCGGGACGTTATGTAGGGATTGAGGAAGCCGCCAAAGATAGCGAACCATTTGATGAAAAAATGACGCGTTTAACTGGTGAACTAGCCGAACTCTTTGCCAAGTCACATCATTTGGAGGAAGAGATCAGGAATCAACTGAAAAAAGTTGGTTATGAATTTTAAAATTAATCGATAAATACAAGCTGTATTCCCCGAATTCGAGGGAGTTATAAATTATTTAATAAAAGAGAAGAAATGTTAGATTTAACTAGCTTAAAAAAGTCGCTGGACAACCTTGAAAAGTTGATTATTGCAA belongs to Aquella oligotrophica and includes:
- a CDS encoding type I restriction-modification system subunit M encodes the protein MLKYKLYFSNKGLFGIMATLNLGFENQLWEMADKLRGNIEASEYKHVVLGLIFLKYISDAFQEKHQQLVAEGAGFEEEPDEYLAENIFFVPNIARWSYIKDSAKTPTIGKIIDDAMIEIEKTNAALKGVLPKNYARPELDKTKLGELVDLFSFKIGDAESRAKDVLGRVYEYFLSHFGSSDGEFYTPPSIVKLLVNMIEPYKGRIYDPCCGSGGMFVQSQKFVEEHQGRKDDIHIYGQEFTATTWRLCKMNLAIRGIDGNLGERDADTFTNDQHKSLRADYILANPPFNIKDWGGNKLKEDSRWKYGVPPIGNANYAWIQHIISKLSPSGIAGFVMANGTMSTTSSGEDEIRKNIIEAGLVDCIVTMPTNLFYTVTIPVCLWFVTKNKQQPRNRQDQILFIDARKMGTMVTRKHRELSDDEIKQISDTYHNWKNGTNYQDITGFCKSANLEEVRSHEYILTPGRYVGIEEAAKDSEPFDEKMTRLTGELAELFAKSHHLEEEIRNQLKKVGYEF